The Hordeum vulgare subsp. vulgare chromosome 7H, MorexV3_pseudomolecules_assembly, whole genome shotgun sequence DNA window CTTTGAACCATGATGCAGTAGTGGACCGACCTGATAGATCGCTGAACGGGGTAAAAGCCGGCAAATCTCACGGAGGTAAAATCTGACAAAATATTTGCTAAATAGAGTAATCCAAATATAAAAAATGCTAAATATGGTAATTtacgtcaaatatttcaaaacatGATGTAAAACTGTATATGGGCGCTGCCACTGACGTAAATATGACATTATTTTTAGGAAAACTGCATGCAGTCATCCTCGGAAGCAGGTGTGTTCTCATATTGAAAACTAAGAAGGGAGGATTGCAGAATTATACCTAACCAATTTAACAGCTAATCACTTGGGCAGATatatgctttcagcattctttcaAGTGATCCATACGGCACTGCATGTGTCTATGCATTTTTAAGTAGCCATTCCGCAGTTATCAAATCAACGTGTTGCAGTCCTCGAAGGTAGCAAAGGGATCAACAAGGGACAATTGCAGGTGTTAGTTGAGCGCACACTGATACTTTACTCAACAATACGTACCGTTTAGCTGACATGCGACCTTACAATAATTCCGAAAGAATCCTACTGAAGTGGTGAGCTACAGCTCATTGATTCCACCCCTTTCAACTTCTAGCTAGTGAAACTAGCTACAACGTTGGCATGCATGACGGCATATTTTCCAACGTTTCTCTGTGCCAACGTTACCCCATTTCTGCTGTTTAGATTCTTTAATAGTGTCCGCTAATCTTTTTTTCTATGTACATCTGGAATTTTCCAAGTCCAAAAGAATATCTATTAGTACCTGCTAATAAAGAGAGTGATGTTTTTGATCTATCGTGCACTTTTAGACAAAAACCGCCTGATATTTCCAAGAATTAACCCGTTGTTCATCTGAtttttccataaaaaatatatattaatatCACGGAAGTACCAATTACATCTAGCCTCTGCAACACAATCACCACGAAGAGAACACCTGATGTTCGAGTACTCCGAAAACGACGCCTGCAAGAAGGAAATAGTGCACTAGCGCCGTCGTCGTCCGAACGTAAATCTTGGGTTTTCACCCTGGAGATAATccctgatgaggacatgactacctttgatattattACAGTCATTGCATATGCGCATTTATTTAAGGTGATTTCTAataaaactcatgcaataatttatttatgttatgtggaacaaaaatacttcacctgtttttattttatgactaaatgcagaatggccgaacacttgtatgaatcacgtgtgatgacaaggaaagaggaaatggttggatgctattcaagaggtcctctcatgtcaaaggaaataattagttgttgttcaagaagttctctcacgtcacttttagcccaagagaagatagagcccaagtctttcacgttctggactcagattcggactgcaaagacatacctgtaccaaaacgccttcaaTGTTTTCATCCGGACACCGAATTGTGTGATTCTTTTTgggctgcaaagtagattttactaactttcaggcccaattggaatcaccttcaaattcttCCGGAGCGTGAAGATATGGACCAAACAAAATGACATTGCACTAGAATGCGAgttaaacaacaagtccaaaggtgttgcaccacctccacttgggcccataagccttgtacgacctagggttagttttaggctgccttgggatgtcctcccacctccttggccgccaccccttgttcctatataagtagatcaacctagtagccttttgtttgggatttgtttagttaaaagttagccattgcaacttcgtgtacttcgtttgtgtccaacgactagACTaggaccgctttcggatccccacccttatcaatacttcatctatattctcaatattcagattgcaaaatcatattcttgcttgttcttcgattgcttgcaggaatagaccttcgtggtcaggttgatcgtgctccggggtggtcaataacctcttggagattggtttagcgattgctaaggtgcgACGTTGTGcgcgtttgtagtcggatcgtcaaagtcatctccatcaaatcgatagttatcatctcaCCGAAAGATCGGGACACCCTCGCATCTATCAATCCCCGCTCCCAAAACAATGTCTTCAACAACGCTATTGCCAGCCACAACCAATTAAGGCCAGACCTAGAATTTTCACCCGAAAGGTAGGACCTTGAACTTCACATGTGACGTCACCCCCATctacacactagtagaaaagagggctttggtccacttgatgaaatcccattagtcccggttcacttacgaaccgggacccatgggggcatcggtcccggttcgtgaggctagggcgccggccgggccttGTGGGCCTTTGGTCCAGGTTCGTctggcccctttggtcccggttcgagacacgaaccgggacgaatgtgcctcgctcctggtccacaacaattggtcccggtttttggctggaaccgggaccaaatgttgtCCTTCACTCCCGGTCCcgtccacaaaccgggaccaatgcttggcctatatataccacccgaccgtgagcagagcagtgcactgctctgttttttttggcgggccgtgggagagctttgtggtgctctagctcacctcctatgcacatgaggtcttcgatgaaatgcccaagccacacttaagctttctcctctcgaggctccttgtccaagctccattttcctctagttttgtgtagctttggcggtccATCTGTGTCCCGTCCTCGTCCTCATCACCGTCGATCGACCGCACCCATCTCAGtgtcggcaccaccgtggttagtctcatcttcttatcttctttctaaaagaaaaaagttcttacttgtatgatttagataaatacttgtgtaattttcttacttctattattgttggttattatatagtgcgatggtttgggTATCCGCCTCCGACGGCCCTCATCATgtgtatgattcggatgtggtatatattatcttttataaccatTTGTTTAATTTAGTAttaatgacaattatgacgaccaatgtgacatatatttttaagataggaggtatgtgaaccagaaattccaacccacataaaaattcctgTCGAGaaattaaatttggttgaaaaagaaaacaattacttgaaagaaaaattacaaagagttgaagaggagaagaggatattggagttggatgttgccgatgtgtgtgacgatcacaagatcaagatgaatgcaatgcgcttgaagattagaaacattagaaaatatgccattcatactgaggcttggtatcattatgtcgttggatcaatttgtaccttagttgcggttacGATCGCATTTGctgttgcatttaaatttagtagtttcaatatatgttctaattagattctctagagagctatatgttgtccaATAATGAGAAGTATGTaagaacgttatgtatttattttggtcactactgtactttggctttaatgtgatgatgaatttctattagTTTGGTCACTTCTCTGTTGTAATGCTTTTTAATACACACAcccatgtgggaaaaatgaaataagtttgaaaaaatgaaatgccttttgtaacagatgagttttcgtatgaaaccctcataatttgaaagagattgtccgatttgtacacgaagtgcatccagtttttgcggcaaccctctcaactttttagcacatcctatgtgggtgatatgatgataccatgccaactttcaacctattaagagttcatctATGGTGCTTTTCAAATtctaggtcatttagctccaaaaaatcagtaaaagcatgaaaaataccaaatgaagtcagaaagtgttgaaaattgatgatgttccCTTGAAGGgttcatttcgaacacacaaaagtctagagttcaaataagttcgataaaatgaaatgccttttctaaccgatgagttttcgtatgaaaccctcatacttcgaaagagattgtccgatttgtacacgaagtgcatccaggttttacggcaaccctctcaactttttagcacatgctacgtgggtgaaatggatgataccatgccaacttttaacctattaagagttcatttgtagtgcttttcaatttcttggtcatttagctccaaaaaatcagtaaaagcatgaaaaataccaaatgaagtcagaaagtgttgaaaattgatgatgtggccttgaatggttcattttgaacacacaaaaagtctggagttcaaataagttcgaaaaaatgaaaggccttttgtaacagatgagttttcgtataaaaccctcatacttcgaaagagattgtccgatttgtacacgaagtgcatccactttttgcggcaaccctctcaactttttagcacatgctatgtgggtgaaatgatgataccatgctaacttaCAACCTATTAcgggttcatttgtagtgcttttcaatttctgggtcatttagctccaaaaaatcactaaaagcatgaaaaatacgaaatgaagtcagaaagtgttgaaaattcatgatgtggccttgaatggttcattttgaacccataaaaagtctggagttcaaataagttcgaaaaaatgaaatgccttttgtaacagatgagttttcgtatgaaaccctcatacttcgaaagagattgtccgatttgtacacgaagtgcatctagtttttgtggcaaccctctcaactttttagcacatgctatgtggctggaatagatgataccatgccaacttttaacctattaagagttcatctgtagtgcttttcaatttctgggtcattaagctccaaaaattcagtaaaagcatgaaaaataccaaatgaagtcagaaagtgttgaaaattgatgatgtggccttgaatggttcattttgaacaaacaaaaagtctgcagttcaaataagttcgaaaaaatgaaaagcCTTttataatagatgagttttcgtataaaaccatcatacttcgaaagaaattgtccgatttgtacatgaagtgcatccagtttttgcggcaaccctctcaactttttagcacatgatatgtgggtgaaatgatgataccatgccaactttcaaccaattaagagttcatttgtagtgcttttcaatttctgggtcatttagctccaaaaaatcactaaaagcatgaaaaataccaaatgaagtcacaaagtgttgaaaattgatgatgtggccttgaatggttcattttgaacacacacaaaatctggagttcaaataagttcgaaaaaatgaaatgcatTTTGTAGCAGATgatttttcgtatgaaaccctcatacttcgaaagagattgtccaatttgtacacgaagtgcatccagtttttgcggcaaccctctcaactttttagcacatgctatgtgggtgaaattattataccatgccaactttcaacttatATAttaagatttcatttgtagtgcttttcaatttctgggtcacttagctccaaaaaatcaataaaagcatgcaaaataccaaatgaagttagaaagtgttgaaaattgatgatgtggccttgaatggttcatgaaGACTATGTTTTTAGTGTGGATCTATATGAGATGTTATGTTTCatgtgtcgaatcatgtgaagaatagatcttgtttgaatttcttgaatcatgtcgaatcatgtggaatcatgtcgaatcatgtgaagaatagatcttgttggcatttcttgaatcatgttgaatcatgtGAAGAGTAGATCTTgcaggaatttcttgaatcatgtcgaatcatgtcgaatcatgtcgaatcatgtgaagaatagatcttgttggaatttcttgaatcatgtcgaatcatgtgaagaatagatcttgttgggatttcttgaatcatgtcgaatcatgtggaatcatgtcgaatgatgtgaagaatagatcttgttggcatttcttgaatcatgttgaatcatgtgaagaatagatcttgttggcatttcttgaatcatgtcgaatcatgtgaagaatagatcttgttggaatttcttgaatcatgtcgaatcatgttgaatcatgtcgaatgatgtgaagaatagatcttgttggaatttcttgaatcatgtcgaatcatgttgaataatgtgaagaatagatattgtttttatttcttgaatcatgtcgaatcatgtgaagaatagatcttgttggcatttcttgaatcatgtcgaatcatgtgaagaatagatcttgttggaatttcttgaatcatgttgaatcatgtgaagaatagatcttgttggaatttcttgaatcatatcgaatcatgtgaagaatagatcttgttggcatttcttgaatcatctcgaatcatgcggagcttggtgaagaaccacATGTTCTTGCCGGTCTTGAACCTCTCCTCGAGCTTGGCCTTGGCGGAATTGGGGGCGGTCAGCTTCTTATCCTTGGTGGTGAGGGAGTCGGGGGCTCCGGAGACCACCACCTTGAGGTCGACGTCCAGGGTGTAGTGGGTGGGCATGAGGTGGGTGAAGTTGACGAGCTTGAGGAAGACCTTGACGCGGGACTTCTTGGCCGTCTTCTTGGTCGTGTCCTTGCGGATCACCTTCTTCGAGTATTTGGCTAGGCCGGCGACCAGGCAGTTCCCATAGGGGCGGTCGCGGGTCCCCTTCTCGAACACGCGCACGATCACCAGCTTCTTCCCGGCATACCTTCCCTGCAGCAGGATCACCGCCTTGCCCGGCTTCaggaacttcaccatcttccttctcctctcctcgcgCTGCGCCGCCGCCGATGGATTTCGGGTTGGGAAGGGGTTGGAGGTTGTGGGCAGGGGAAAGCTGGCGGCGTGGTTGGGGAGGAGATTATATAGAgttggtggcgctagggttttggtgaatcatgtgaagaatagatcttgtttttGGTGGTTCTTCCCCAAGCACTTCGGTCGTGGAAAGCACAGTCCATTCgtgtcggtttgtggcaccaaccgagACCAAAGACATCCTTTCGTGTCGACTGGtggtacaaaccgggaccaaagaccccctttagtgtcggtttgtg harbors:
- the LOC123409090 gene encoding 60S ribosomal protein L27-3-like; this encodes MVKFLKPGKAVILLQGRYAGKKLVIVRVFEKGTRDRPYGNCLVAGLAKYSKKVIRKDTTKKTAKKSRVKVFLKLVNFTHLMPTHYTLDVDLKVVVSGAPDSLTTKDKKLTAPNSAKAKLEERFKTGKNMWFFTKLLPYGSLERMLKAYICPSD